AAACAAGGGCTTCTGGGACCCAGGTGAGCATAGTATTGGTAGACAGTTCCAGAGAGAAATAAAGGCAGAAACAACTTTCCAAACACTGTTTACTTCACTGAAACCTGGAGATAGGGAAAAGGTGTGTGAAAGTCTGGGACACCAAGCCTAGGAGTGCACATTGACAACAGAGACATACAGAGCCAGGGTGCTGAGGGCCAGCAGTCCTGTCACCACCGCTCGGGCCAGCAGTGCCATCCAGCTGCCCAGGGAACAGAGGTGGACGAAGGTCCTGTGAGGAAACATCACAATGAGGGAGGGAGAATAGAAAATTCAACCCATTTGGACCCAGCCTCGTACCCCACCCAGCTCACTCCATGACAAAGGCCTTGTAGACGCTAAGGAACATCAGTAGGAGGACTGCCGGCCGGAAAGTGTGGTACAGGTCGTAGCGTGTTATCATCCACACCTGGGCAGATGCGACGATGTAATGGAcctggaggaaggcaggaggtCAGGGCCAGGCCTCAGGAGTATAACCACCAGCAAAAAggtgtgtgtgggaaagcagaaTTGCGTACCAGACTGATGTTGGAGTCAATGCTCATCTGGATGTATTTCCAGTCAAACTCAATGCCCCGAGCTCCAACCCAGAGGGGGATGCAGCTGAGGAAGGCAAAGGGAGGGATTCTCCAGTACCCAGACACCCTCAGCACCCAAAATCTGAGCCCccaccctccagcacccccctgGAACCCAGGTGTCCTTTCTCAGGAATCTGGGCTCCAGGATGCTGCACACACCGGGACATAATGAGCTCGGCGGtggcccagcccagggcagcaACCATGATCTTGTATTCCCCCTTGCCGGCATTCCGGGACATGACAAGGTTTAGGCCTATCAGGTCTGCCACATCCACGCTGGCCTTCATGAACTCCTGTGGGTCAGGTTGAGGCTTCAGTAAGCATGGGGGCCAGGGGGCCCCACTCCTGcgctccctcccccttccttgcCCCACTCACCCCAATGAAATCATAGATGCCGCCTTCCCAGGTGGGAAAGAAAGTGGCCAGGAACAGCATCTGAGACCAGAAAACAGAGAGGTCACCTTAAGGTGAGGGAGATCAACCACGTGGGTTTTATGGGAAGTTAGTGTGTATGTGGAAAGCAGAACACTGAGGTTCTGTGGGGCCACGTAGAAGAGGGACCGAAGCATGGGGGAAAGATGGCAGGAGCAGGGGAGATTGTGGGTAGAGGCTTGGCAGTTTGGGTTCTGTGGTGAGCCCAGCAGGGTATGAGGGTCAGGCCTGGAGGTGCCAGGGCTGGATATCTACCAGGGCTGTGGTAGCAGTGCCGGTGGAGCCTTGGGGGTTAGTTGGCGGCTCTTAACAGTATCCAAACCCCTCTTAACCATACAACTGAATGTTCTCAATTTTACTAAACGTACAATATAGAAGTTGCTTGGGGACCTCTCCTCAGGTTCCAGCCCTTCCAAGCTCGGCTCCCGCAGGTATTTTGGAGTGACCCCGCGCCTAGTGCCCCACCTAGGGGGTCTGGGCAGCGAGGGGGGGCGGAGCCCCGGGTCTGGCAAGCCCTCGCCTGGTACAGCTGGCGCCCTCACCTTACACAGCTGCACGAAGAGGTAGGTGACCCCGGCCTGGACGCACTTCCAGAAGGCGTTGTACTCTGACCTGCAGGAGCGGGCGGTGAGGGGTGGGCCCGGCCCGCACCGCCCCCCCACCGCCCCGCAGCTGCCGGGCACTCACAGGCCGCTGCACTTGTAGGTGATGAAGTAGGGGAAGTAGGCCAGGGCGAAGCAGTTTCCGAAGTGGAACAGCGTCATAGCGCCGGCCGCCCGGCCCGCCGGAGCGCGCCTCTCAGCCTTGGCGGCCTGGCGCCCACCTGCCTCCACCGCGGCCCGCGCGGCCTTCTGGGAGCAGGAGTCCGCGGCGCCGGCGCGATGACGTCACGGGGCTCCGCCGCGGCGCCGAGGGCGGCCCGCAGTCTGGGGCCCCGTGCCCCGCGCCCCGCAGGAGCCGGGCTCGGGATCCAGGCGCCCAGGCCGAACGCGCGGGTCGAGCGAGCAAGTGCGGCGCAGAGACACGGGGCGCAACTGTGAGCACTCTGGGTTTTTATTTCACCGTTGGCCCAGCGGCGCAGGCCCCTCGCGCGGGACGCCCACCTTTCTGGGGGGAAGCAGGGGCAGCTGAGGGCAGGGACAGGAGGGACAGGTTCTGGCCCTGGAGCATAGGGTAGCAGAGGCGGTCCAGCCCGCTTCACTTGTCTCGGTTGAACATGTAGCGGAGGAGGTCCACCACCCGATGACTGTAGCCATATTCGTTGTCgtacctggggagggagggaggggggtcaGGGGATGCCTCCTGACCCCCTAGTCTCCCCCAGTGTCCTCTGATCTCTTCATTTCCCCTTACCAGGAAATGAGCTTGACGAAGTTGTCGTTGAGCGCGATGCCGGCCTTAGCATCGAAGATAGACGAATGGGTATCGCCAATAAAGTCCGTGGACACGACCTGGGGGTCAGAATTTCAAAGATAATAGTGAGTTACAGAGCAAGGACCTCCGGGAGCTCAAGCTCTGACTCTTGGGCACAAtgtctatccatttatctatAGTATGTAATAGAGCCCGACTGTGTCCAGGTTCTAGGGGACAGGGTATGAGGAAGACACAGGGGATTTGCAGGGGGCGGGGTAGGGCGGCGGGCACTGGCCAAGGGGCACAGACCACAAACAGCCTCTGATGCTCCACCAATGGAGATCACTTCCTGGGAATAATGCACTTGGAATGGGTCAGCAAGGAGGCCCTCCCTGAGAAGAGGCAGTGAGTCTGGCTCTGGTTGGCTGGGAGGATCTCGTCAACTCCAGCCTTCAGCATAGTCTAAGCTGGAGGGAGCTCAGCACAGAGGCCCTGGGGGTTTGGCCCTAGCATGGTGGGAGGGCCACAGGAAGGTTTTAAGCAGTGGGGTTGATGTGATCTGATTTCTTGAAGAGAACCTAGCAGCTGTGTGAGGGTGGACCTTCAGGACCTGAAACGGAGACAGCACCAAGGTGGACATACAGAGATGGCACTACTGGGAGCAAAGGGATGGTGACATCCATTCCTCACAGGGAGGGCTTCTGGCCATGGCCTGCCCCGAGCAAGTACTGACAAGTGGGAGCCCTTGTCACTAAGCTTGCATTGAGCACCTGATGTGTGCCAGGCCCTAGGAAGACAGCTGGAGCTACAGAAGTGAAAAGAGAGTCCCGAAGTCCCTTCTTTCTCAGAGTGCACATGCTAGCAGGGCCAACAGTGACTCAGAAATGATGTTTCAGATAAGGAGAAGGGCCACAAAAAGAACATCTCTCTGAGGTGCGAGGCTGAAGTAGCGacttggaggaggggagggcagactATGTGGCCACCTGGGGAGAAGCTTTCCAGGCCAAAGGGGCAGCAATTGTGAAGACCCCGAGGCAGGGAGATCTGACCTTCCCAGCCCTGCAGTTCCTTGGCAAGTGGAAAATCACGCTCCCTCCCCAGAGGTCTCCTTCCAGGGTCCCCTCGCCTTAGCCCCTACCTCATCCTCAGTGTAGGCAAGGATGCCATCCATGGGCCCTTTGGCTGCTTCTTTTATGGCCTCCTTGATGGCTGAGTACTGGGTAGGCTGGGCCAGGCGACAGGTCAGGTCCACAACAGACACATCTGGGGTTGGCACTCTGAATGCCATTCCTGTCAGCTTCCTGGAGAATCCCACATCAGGGGTGGGAATCAGAACCCAGGGAATTCTCCATCATCTGCCTTTGTCTCTGCTTTCCCCTCAGTAGACACCTCAAGGATTAGGGGCCCGTCCAGTCCTCCTGGGGTATGTCCCCTACCCTGGTTGCACCCTTGTGCCCTCCTACCCTTTGAGGTCTGGGATGACATTGCCCACAGCCTTGGCAGCCCCTGTGGAGGCTGGGATGATGTTCTGGTGGGCGCCTCGCCCATCTCGCCAGGCCTTCTTCGATGGACCATCCACTGTCTTCTGGGTGGCAGTGTAGGAATGGACTGTGGTCTTGGGGAAGAAGAGAGCCGAGGTGAGGCCTTCTGGCTCCTAAGCTCCTATGCCTCTTTCCCAGGCCCAGGGTGGTGACCCAGGGGTGGAGGTTGGCAGGGCCACCACCACCAGTCAGGAGGGGCACATGCAGGCAGGGTCCAGCTTTTGTGAGTTGCACAGAGTTTTAAAAGACTTCATCACTGGTGGACCTCTCCTCCCCAAACCAGTGTCTCCCTATTAACTCCACATACCAAGTCCTGGGAAGAAGAGGTACAGTTTCCCAGCCACCCCTTCTGCCCACCTTGCCCCAACTCACCATCAGCCCTTCCACAATCCCAAATCGCTCGTGGATGACCTTGGCGAGGGGTGCCAGGCAGTTGGTGGTGCAGGATGCGTTGCTGAAACAGCCCAGATGTGCGATTGCACTGTGAGGCAAGTCATAGGGCCACCCCTCCCTGCTACCTGGCTTTCAGGGTTTGCACTCAGGCTTGGTTTTGTGAAAAGTTGGGATGGGGATGAGGGATCACTGGGGATGCCTGCAGACTGAAGGAAGCACTGCAGCTGGGGGAAGCTCCCCAAGCGTGTTCTCCAGAAGTCCTGCATTTCTAGCAGATGGTTTTTGGGCAGTGTTAACAAGATGGCTGTTAAGACTTTGAGAAGGAGAAGTGGACTGATGTGCAAAAAGCACCAGGGGCCGATTGGGAGTGGGAGTGGGAAGGATGAATCAGACCATTCCCCAGCGCAGGCTGGCCTGTCCTCCGGGCACCACCCACACACTGCAGAATGCTGCTGCCCATTACCTGACAATTTTCATGGAGCCTGGGTTATAGTCCTTTTCGTTCACCCCCATGACAAACATGGGTGCATCCGGAGAGGGTGCACAGATGACCACACGCAGGGCACCTGCCTCGATGTGGGGCTAGGGAAGGAGCACAGGCGTCATGAGGTGCTTCCAGTGCCACACCCCCCAACCAGCCCTGGGCACGTCTCCCCCACTTACTGAAGTTTCCTCTAAGGACAGGTACACGCCTGTGGCCTCCACCACAAAGGGGCTCCCGACAGACTTCCAGGGGATATCTTTGGGCTGCTTGCTGTGGAGAGGTGGCAGCGCCGTGGTCAGTCTCTCCCCTGCAGGGCCTTGCCTTCATAGTCCGTGGCTTTCATAGTCATTTGAAAGGCTGACACCTTCCTTCCTCGCCgtctgtcccctgccccccacacacacctaGCTACCCCAGATGGGTTCAGCCCTGCGGGTCTTGCCTTTCATCACAACCCCTTTGCTAGGTCACTTCTCTTTTCTTGGCTGTACCACTCCAGCTATGCCTGGGTACAAGCTGCCACCTCCCCAGCTCAGGCCTCAACCCTACCCAGGGAACCATCTTGACTACTCCCAGCCAGGTCAGGCCCTTTCTACATATGCTGCCCAGAATGCAGACCACGGGAGGGCGAGGCCCGCCCTGCCGCTCCTGGCGGCCTCATCATAGCCCTCCTAGCCCCTCTTGTCTTTACTGCCCAGCTCCTACAACAGGGGTCCTGCTGCCAGAGGCCGGGTGAGTCCCTGAAGACAGACTCCACACCCAGAGAATGGTACACTCAGGGAGACTGAAGCCTTGAGGAAGCCCTTGGGCCAGCAGTGGCAAGTGGTTTATACTGGAAAGGTGAAGGAGGTTTGCTGTTTCctgttttagaaataaacatttttacttgATATCAAATGTTTGTGTTTGAGACATATTGAAgggagggtatcgctcagtggtagagtgcatgctgagcatgcacgaggtcctgggttcaatccccaagacCTCCAtggagaaagtaaataaataagtaaacaaacaaaccaacctcaCTACCTAcgcctgcaaaaaaaaaaaaacatcctgAAACATATTAAACATCTAGTATTGCTGTTTTCCACTTGGCTTTAGCAAATGAACAATAAGTGAATAAACTGTGTACTGGCTTTTTCCCTCACAGGGTTTAGCACAACTGCAATATTTGCTTTTGTGACTATTTGTTAGTGTCTGTctcatcttctggaccatccatGGCAGCAGGGCTGGGTCTGCTCCCTCCAGAGGGGTTCAATCACTActtctggagtttttttttttttttttcattagccATCCTGCACATGTTACTGAACACCTGCCGTGTGCCCAcgttctaagtgctttacctgTATTGAACTCATTTGACCTTGATGACCTGAGGAGTTAGTATTGTTAACATTGGCATTTTTCAGAGGAGCCAGGGCAGaggtggagaggaggaggcagagtggGCTGGGTGCGCAGGTGGGCTGGCCCCAAGGCCTATGCATGAGCAGCCCCCTCTCTTCTCCCTGGGCCACCACACATGGTTCTTCTCACTCCCTGTTCGTCTGCTCTCAGGTCCCAGTTTTCATCATCTGACCCAACTAGCTCTTCTCTGATGCATCCCATTTCCTGCCTTCCAAGTAGGGGGAAGGCTTTTCAGCAGGTTCCTCTGTAGCAGTTGAGCGGGCATGGGGCAAAGAGTCAgccccaggaggccccagccccttcccctgggcTGTCAGGGGCCCTGGCCTCCTGCCGGGGCCTGTTTGGAGGATTCTCTTCATTCATCAAGGAAGTGCTGAGTCTACCCAGAGGCAAGCCTGCACCTTGCGGGTGCCAGAGCAACACTGGTGCCGCAAACTGACAGGGCCCTCCCTGCCAGGAGGCTCGGCCTTGTGGGAAAATGTCCTTCCTGGTGCTCCCCACATacctccagccctgctccctgccacGGTTGTGGTCAGTATCGCCAGCATCCTCATCCAGTACACGAGGAACCCGAGGCTCAGGGAAGTTCATTcccttgcccagggtcacctgACTAGAAAGAGTGGAGCAGGGTAAAGTACACACACAGTGCAGCTTGTGCTGACTGCCTGGAGGACACCTGCATCCTGTGGGGGAGAGGGGCAAGGGACCGCTGCAGTCCCCAAAGAAGGCAGCACCTGAGAGGGGCACACTCTGAGGGAAGCTGTGTAGGGATGGGGCAGAGTGGGGAGAATGCCCTGGGTGGCAGGAATGCTGGTGCCCAGGCTGAGGAAGCAAAGGACATAGTATGTCTGAGTAGTGACTGCTGTGCTGGAACTTGGCATTGTTTTTGGAGTCGTGATTTCAGATTTGGGTCCAGCAGTTTCTCCCGTTCTCACTGACTCTCCAGACCCTGCCTCCACCCATACCTGACCAGCTCGCCACAAACAAGTAATGGGGCGGAGGGTGGACCTGCTGGGAGTAGTGCTGGGACGGCAGCAGATCTCGCCTGGGGCTGGAGAAAGCTCCCGAGCACATGTGTGCGAGCGTGCGTAAGATCGGAGGCAGCCACAGAGCCAGCAGTGGCGGATATACATTGGAAAGATAAAGTCAGGTTACGATTTCcccttttatacatttttttggtATCATGAAAATGTTCCTATTTGAAGCATATTAAACATCTAATGTTATTGCTTTTAACTTACAGATTCTAAACATATCTTTAAATGAAGGAGGAGTTTTTCAGTGAGAACAATGTCGAGTGAGTCCTAAAAAGAGGTGTTGGTGCAGGGTCCCAGGAGGTTGATGGCCAGTGTGGCTGAGGTAACATGGAGAGGCTGGGGAATGGGGCATGTGGTTCGTGGGGGGCCCCGTCAGCAGCTGGGGTTTATTTGTGGGAGGCCACTGGAGAATTTAAACAGGGGAGTAACCAGACCCAGTTGATGTTTTAAAAGGCCTCTGTGGCTGCTCCATGGGAACCGAGTAGAAGGAGCTGGCTGGATAGCAATGCCGTTTCCTGGGCAGGGAGGTGAATAGATTTAAGGGTTGAAAGATAATCAGGAGTTGAATTTTAGACAAGTGGAGTTGATATGCCTGTGAGAAAACATGCACGTGTGTGTTGAAGCATTTTGAGTACACTGGGGCATTTTTCTAGATTAGTGCATCTTAACAATTCTAGGGATCAGGAACTTCTCTGAGGCCCCTTTTCCAAACCAGTACCCAGAGGTGTGTGCACACAATTTAGGGGGGTTATGAAGCCCACGTGAAAGGCTGGAATCCCATTCCGGTCATCCTGACACCCCCTGCGGCAGTACGTTACAGGCTTGCATCAGACAGCACCCTTACCTCTGGAAGACACTGATTTCATTGTTATCCACGACCAGCTGTCCATTCCTGTATTCCACACTCCCCTTGTATTGGCCGTGGGTGGAGTCATACTTAAACATGTACACCTGCAGGAGACAGAATGGCTCCTagtcttgggggtgggggggaaatgAGCATCCCCAGGTAGTCCCCACCTTGGTGAAAGTTCCACATTGCAGCTGGGAGCCTTCCACAGAGCTCCCCTGAACCTGCTCCCCACCCAGGTCCCACTCTTCCCCATCCCACCCTTTGTCTGCTGCTCACCATGTATTCTGGGTCAATGAATGGGTCATTCACTGCGACCACCTTAACGCCCTTCTCCATGCAGGCACGCAGCACCAGGCGGCCAATGCGTCCAAATCTGTCCAGGGACAAGGGTTGTGGGGGTTGTCCTCAGAACTCTCAGCCAGCAGGCAGAGGGGAGGACAGAAGAGAAGAGGGTAATGGAAAGGAGGCCCATTCAATGGGACTGGGTGGAATTTCTCAGTCTGAGGGAAGAAGGCAATGAGCTCTGCATGGGCCACTGTCATCCTGCCCAGGTGGCCTTGCCAGCCTTGTCAGTGTTTTTTGTGCTTCCTCTCTCTGTCCATTCTCCACCCCTATTCATGACCTTTTAGCTTGATGGGTCGTGTAGAACTTCAGGTCAGATTAAATCTCTTGGCCTGAAAACCTCCACAGCTCTCTGTCAGTAAAATCAGATCCAGACTCTTACTGTGGCCTACCAGGGCCCTGCTGGCTCTCCACCGCCCTCCCCGCTTCTGCCTTGCTTGTGCCACACCAGCCATGCTGACTTCCTGCCTGTCCTTAGAACACTGAGCTGCCACCTACACCCCAGAGCCATTGCTTGCTGCACAGCTGTCACTCAGGCCTCACTCCAGTGTCCCCTCCCAGAGGCCTTGCCTGACTCCCCAGCTAGCACTGCCCTCTCCGGTCTGCCTATACCCCTGAGTTCCATACTGCTCATCACCGAGCTGTCATGTTCCTTATTTGCTGTCTTCCCACCAGAATGTGAGCGGAGGGTGGAGCCCTGTCTACCTTTTCCCGTGTTTCTCTCAGATGCGCGGGGTGAAAGCACTGGTGAGAAATGTGGAGATGCCCTAGTCAGTAATGGACAAGAGGCTGGGCCCTAAAGCTTCAGGAATGGCTCAGGGGCCAGGGACAACTCACCCATTGATGCCGACGGTCAGCTTCCGAGCCACAGAAACCTTCTTAGGTGGAAGAGGTGGAATTTCCTCCTTGAtttgctggggctggggctcgggctggggctggagctggggctggggctctgcCTCAACCCTGGGCTCAGGTGGGGGTGGTGCTCTGGTCACTGTTGGGAGTGGGGGAGAGAGGCCACGAGCTGTACCATCATCACAGTGACAGAATGAACCATCTTTGCCTCCTAGAACCTGTTGCTGGCTCCTGGCCCTAGTGGCCAACCATCTAGCCCAGTGTGTCCTGTACCTACCTCATCCATAGAATGAGCAGGGGGTGGGCTTGCTTTAAAATATCAATGCCAGGGCCTCTTCCCTGGAGATCCCAACTCACTGGGTATGTATTTTAAcaactgctctgtgcctcagtttcctcctctgtaaaatggaggtgataATAGTGCTCCCAGAGGGTcactgtgagggttaaatgaggtaatatatgtAATCTTATGATGGAGTCTAGGAAACATTCCATATACATTAGTATTTCAAAGATCAGTTCCCAGACTTGTCTGATAATTGATCTAGCCTAGTGGTTCCCAAGCTGTTCTGGTAAGAATCACCAGGGAGGCCTCTTTCTAGGGAATCTGGCTCAGTGGGTCTGTACTGAGGCCCAGGAATCCTGTTTCTAACAAGCACTCCAGGTGATTCTTACCTTTACAAAGTGTAGGGAGCAGGTCTGTCATAAAAAATGGAAACCCGTATCAGCCTCTGCCTCTCCAGACACACACTTCCCCTTCCATCCTGCGTTGAAAACCACCTGTGCTTGAAGCTATGCTACCTGGGCTACAGATGAGGGCttgaagagaggaggagagatgtggtGGAGACCGCAGTCAGGGGGCCTGGCTGGCAAGAGGGTTTCAAGCTGGGGATCAGGCCTGGGTGTCCACCCCAGCTCAGCCACCTGCCAGCTGTGTGGTTGTGGGCAAGTTAATGAACCTCTCTGGCCTATTTCCTGGTGTCACATCCAACCCTCCACCTGGGGGCTACAGTGAGGACTCAGTGAGATTTCAAGGCCCAGATGGTGCTGATTTTAATAGAAAGGAGAAAGCCTGACATTAGGAGTATTCctgaagaaaaggagagggaagggttGGAGAGAGGCTGGAGAGTGAAGGTAGGAGTCGTGTTTGGCACCAGAATCGGCATCTGGGAGGGAGTGGGGTTAGGAGCTGGTTGTCAGCTGGCCTGTCTCTTTCCCTGACCTCTCCAGGCTGCCACAGGCCTTGTGGCCTGAGGCTGGGCTGTGAGTGTTTCCCGTGACACTATAGGTTCACAAAAGTATTAGTTTTTATTGGTGGTAGCAACCTTGTGGTTACTGGTGACCTTAAGAATGTATTCCTTGGGGTTCTGTTTCTGCTATCATGAAAAGGGGTGATCTGTCTCTATGGGTTAAGAGTGGGGATCTGAGCCCTCAGTGACTTTTCAAAAGGAAACTCAGGTGGTCCTCCTCTCTGACTTCCCCcagcctcccttctcccctctgctcCAGGGTAGGGTACGGGGGCTGGAGGAGAGCTGCTGCTCTGGGAAGGAAGGGCCCAGAGGAGCTTCAGTGATGAAGCATCACCTGGTTGGTGAAACACGGGTGCAGGCGTGCTCTCTACCAATTATAGTGATGCTCCCATTTCCTGGGTGCCACCACTGTCTAGGTGTTGTGCTGAGAGCTCTTCACCTGCATCAGCTCACTGAATCCTCTGAGGCATGCCCTATAAACCTACTTTACAGAGGGGAAACCGAGGCCCGAGGCCACTGAGCCAGTGATGAGCAGGGAGGGGATTCAAGACCCACAACCGTTAACCTGCCTGCTGCTGCGGCTTCCGGAACCTCCCGGACTCTGGAGCCCTGACCGAGCCCAAGCACGCCCACCCCTGCGGTGCGTAGACTTCCCACCTGCCTCGCCTGCCTGCCGCCACTGAGGCCGCCGAAGGCTTGGGTTTGTCTGGCAGGAGTGTGTGTGCGCACCTCTGgcagggggaggcagggctgccctGTGGCTGAGAGCAGGGACTCCGAGTCCCAGCTCCACTATTCCCGCGCTGAGACCCAGGGACATGCTTTGTGTCCTCTTACCTCTGGTGGCcgctctgtaaaatgggaacactaAACGCTGGCCTGCGAGGTTTCATTGAACGCATACCTGTAAAGAGCTCGGCGCGGCCCTGGGCGCAAGCGTCCTCGCTGTGTGCAATCCAGAGAGGACAAAGTCTACCAGCCCTCAAGCG
This Camelus bactrianus isolate YW-2024 breed Bactrian camel chromosome 9, ASM4877302v1, whole genome shotgun sequence DNA region includes the following protein-coding sequences:
- the TMEM147 gene encoding BOS complex subunit TMEM147; amino-acid sequence: MTLFHFGNCFALAYFPYFITYKCSGLSEYNAFWKCVQAGVTYLFVQLCKMLFLATFFPTWEGGIYDFIGEFMKASVDVADLIGLNLVMSRNAGKGEYKIMVAALGWATAELIMSRCIPLWVGARGIEFDWKYIQMSIDSNISLVHYIVASAQVWMITRYDLYHTFRPAVLLLMFLSVYKAFVMETFVHLCSLGSWMALLARAVVTGLLALSTLALYVSVVNVHS
- the GAPDHS gene encoding glyceraldehyde-3-phosphate dehydrogenase, testis-specific isoform X3, which gives rise to MGRLRAGRLCPLWIAHSEDACAQGRAELFTVTRAPPPPEPRVEAEPQPQLQPQPEPQPQQIKEEIPPLPPKKVSVARKLTVGINGFGRIGRLVLRACMEKGVKVVAVNDPFIDPEYMVYMFKYDSTHGQYKGSVEYRNGQLVVDNNEISVFQSKQPKDIPWKSVGSPFVVEATGVYLSLEETSPHIEAGALRVVICAPSPDAPMFVMGVNEKDYNPGSMKIVSNASCTTNCLAPLAKVIHERFGIVEGLMTTVHSYTATQKTVDGPSKKAWRDGRGAHQNIIPASTGAAKAVGNVIPDLKGSCPRTLLAIPIRLSSMLRPASRSTTTSSSSFPGTTTNMATVIGWWTSSATCSTETSEAGWTASATLCSRARTCPSCPCPQLPLLPPRKVGVPREGPAPLGQR
- the GAPDHS gene encoding glyceraldehyde-3-phosphate dehydrogenase, testis-specific isoform X2, which gives rise to MSKRDIVLTNVTVVQLLRQPCPVTRAPPPPEPRVEAEPQPQLQPQPEPQPQQIKEEIPPLPPKKVSVARKLTVGINGFGRIGRLVLRACMEKGVKVVAVNDPFIDPEYMVYMFKYDSTHGQYKGSVEYRNGQLVVDNNEISVFQSKQPKDIPWKSVGSPFVVEATGVYLSLEETSPHIEAGALRVVICAPSPDAPMFVMGVNEKDYNPGSMKIVSNASCTTNCLAPLAKVIHERFGIVEGLMTTVHSYTATQKTVDGPSKKAWRDGRGAHQNIIPASTGAAKAVGNVIPDLKGKLTGMAFRVPTPDVSVVDLTCRLAQPTQYSAIKEAIKEAAKGPMDGILAYTEDEVVSTDFIGDTHSSIFDAKAGIALNDNFVKLISWYDNEYGYSHRVVDLLRYMFNRDK
- the GAPDHS gene encoding glyceraldehyde-3-phosphate dehydrogenase, testis-specific isoform X1, which gives rise to MGRLRAGRLCPLWIAHSEDACAQGRAELFTVTRAPPPPEPRVEAEPQPQLQPQPEPQPQQIKEEIPPLPPKKVSVARKLTVGINGFGRIGRLVLRACMEKGVKVVAVNDPFIDPEYMVYMFKYDSTHGQYKGSVEYRNGQLVVDNNEISVFQSKQPKDIPWKSVGSPFVVEATGVYLSLEETSPHIEAGALRVVICAPSPDAPMFVMGVNEKDYNPGSMKIVSNASCTTNCLAPLAKVIHERFGIVEGLMTTVHSYTATQKTVDGPSKKAWRDGRGAHQNIIPASTGAAKAVGNVIPDLKGKLTGMAFRVPTPDVSVVDLTCRLAQPTQYSAIKEAIKEAAKGPMDGILAYTEDEVVSTDFIGDTHSSIFDAKAGIALNDNFVKLISWYDNEYGYSHRVVDLLRYMFNRDK